In one window of Streptomyces roseofulvus DNA:
- a CDS encoding type II CAAX endopeptidase family protein, translated as MSASPSPAPAGRRLTWPWFLVVVVAYLAILQGLGALIGVDRGSGDSQFPTTESVVRNGVIPIGLSVLFGAAVVTWLGWWRSVLTYRAPVRRWVRFVPISMLVVAVMAVNYPNLADQPASLVLALVAMTALVGIGEELMFRGIGVQVFKRAGLSEGQVALWSSVVFGVVHVSNAFGEGAQAVLQAVIVSTSGYFFYLCLRVGGVLLLPMLVHGMWDFSLVSNTVGADPKTSPGMVLPILLQVVLIVLVIVKRRTVEPAAHPEDPAVAPAHR; from the coding sequence GTGTCCGCATCACCGTCCCCCGCACCGGCCGGCCGCCGGCTGACCTGGCCCTGGTTCCTGGTCGTGGTCGTCGCCTACCTGGCGATCCTCCAGGGCCTGGGCGCGCTGATCGGCGTCGACCGGGGCAGCGGCGACAGCCAGTTCCCCACCACCGAGTCCGTGGTGCGCAACGGCGTGATCCCGATCGGCCTCTCCGTCCTGTTCGGCGCGGCGGTGGTGACCTGGCTCGGCTGGTGGCGCAGCGTCCTGACCTACCGGGCGCCGGTGCGCCGCTGGGTGCGCTTCGTGCCGATCTCCATGCTGGTGGTCGCCGTCATGGCGGTGAACTACCCCAACCTCGCCGACCAGCCGGCCTCGCTGGTGCTCGCGCTGGTGGCGATGACCGCGCTCGTCGGCATCGGCGAGGAGTTGATGTTCCGCGGCATCGGCGTGCAGGTCTTCAAGCGCGCTGGCCTCAGCGAGGGCCAGGTCGCCCTATGGTCCTCGGTGGTCTTCGGTGTCGTCCATGTCAGTAACGCCTTCGGCGAGGGCGCCCAGGCCGTCCTGCAGGCCGTGATCGTCTCCACCTCCGGCTACTTCTTCTACCTGTGCCTGCGCGTCGGCGGCGTCCTGCTGCTGCCCATGCTGGTCCACGGCATGTGGGACTTCAGCCTGGTCTCCAACACGGTCGGCGCCGACCCGAAGACATCCCCCGGGATGGTGCTGCCGATCCTGCTCCAGGTCGTCCTGATCGTCCTGGTGATCGTCAAGCGCCGCACCGTCGAACCGGCCGCCCATCCCGAGGACCCCGCCGTGGCCCCCGCCCACCGCTGA